From a single Porites lutea chromosome 10, jaPorLute2.1, whole genome shotgun sequence genomic region:
- the LOC140950184 gene encoding uncharacterized protein has product MATVIRQPGLRSQTSGTSGSVQYLGGYDGPYAGEEDVFLQEKKARPNEVPIPMGLEVFQGVSKLVAHQVVGEDEAWWSNMEFIVDDGAGNQLFNVKEIKTLNSFVQALLGQWRSFYMKVINSSVGNWIMELEHPASCSCPVFCPWSGPAMTVRMPTGEVLGHIKHAGRETCGSWLGPSYYFEVYNYEGNLVYKVEGPAGYPWECTRDSVAVFKILKEGSQSEPAQEVGEITHTWRGCCGGICSCCISGEPDFVTISFPESLSAEDKALFLGLLFSVMHAYLEVQ; this is encoded by the exons ATGGCCACTGTTATACGACAACCTGGTTTACGTAGCCAAACTTCAGGAACTTCTGGTTCTGTTCAGTACCTTGGGGGCTATGATGGACCATATGCTGGAGAAGAAGACGTGTTTCTTCAAGAAAAGAAGGCAAGACCGAACGAGGTACCGATTCCTATGGGCTTGGAGGTTTTCCAAGGAGTCAGTAAGCTTGTGGCGCATCAGGTTGTTGGAGAGGACGAAG CCTGGTGGAGTAACATGGAATTTATTGTTGATGATGGTGCAGGGAATCAACTGTTTAATGTGAAAGAAA TCAAGACACtaaacagttttgtccaagccCTTCTTGGCCAGTGGCGATCTTTTTACATGAAAGTTATCAACAGCTCTGTGGGTAATTGGATTATGGAGCTTGAGCACCCAGCAAGCTGTAGCTGTCCTGTTTTCTGTCCCTGGTCTGGACCCGCTATGACTGTCCGTATGCCCACTGGTGAAGTCCTTGGACATATCAAACATGC GGGGAGAGAGACCTGTGGTAGTTGGCTTGGACCTTCATACTACTTTGAAGTTTATAACTACGAAGGAAATCTAGTCTACAAGGTAGAGGGACCCGCGGGGTACCCGTGGGAATGCACAAGGGATAGTGTTGCTGTCTTTAAG ATTTTAAAAGAAGGCAGCCAGTCTGAACCCGCCCAAGAAGTCGGTGAGATAACACACACTTGGCGGGGTTGCTGCGGTGGTATTTGCAGCTGCTGTATATCTGGTGAACCGGACTTCGTCACCATTTCAT ttCCAGAGTCTCTTTCGGCAGAAGACAAGGCTCTTTTTCTCGGCCTGTTGTTCTCTGTG